The Melospiza melodia melodia isolate bMelMel2 chromosome 7, bMelMel2.pri, whole genome shotgun sequence genome has a segment encoding these proteins:
- the LOC134420490 gene encoding olfactory receptor 14C36-like encodes MSNSSSIRHFLLLALADTRRRQLLHFCLLLGISLAALLGNGLIISAVACGHHLHTPMFFFLLNLALSDLGSICTTVPKAMYNSLWDTRNISYKGCAAQVFLIIFFLGTELALLTIMCYDRYVSICKPLHYPALLGSRACAHMAAAAWASAFLNALLLMANTFSLPLCHGNALDQFFCEIPQILKLSCSQSKLRKLGLIVGSSCLGLGCFIFIVFSYVQIFRAVLRIPSEQGQHKAFSTCLPHLAVISMFLSTILFAHLKPPSMSSPSLDLALSVLYSVVPPALNPLIYSLRKQELKAAVWRLMTGCFQDH; translated from the coding sequence atgtccaacagcagctccatcaggcacttcctcttgctggcattggcagacacgcggcggCGTCAGCTGCTGCACTTCtgtctcttgctgggcatctccctggctgccctcctgggcaatggcctcatcatcagcgctgtagcctgcggccaccacctgcacacgcccatgttcttcttcctgctcaacctggccctcagcgacctgggctccatctgcaccactgtcccaaaAGCCATGtataattccctctgggacaccaggaacatctcctacaaaggatgtgctgcacaggtttttcTGATTATCTTCTTCCTGGGAACAGAGCTtgctctcctgaccatcatgtgctatgaccgctacgtgtccatctgcaaacccctgcactacccagccctcctgggcagcagagcttgtgcccacatggcagcagctgcctgggccagcgcctttctcaatgctctgctactcatggccaatacattttccctgcccctgtgccatggcaatgccctggatcagttcttctgtgaaatcccacagatcctcaagctctcctgctcacagtccAAACTCAGGAAACTGGGGCTCATTGTTGGTAGTTCCTGTTTAGGTTTGGGTTGTTTcatattcattgttttctcctatgtgcagatcttcagggctgtgctgaggatcccctctgagcagggacagcacaaagccttttccacctgcctccctcacctggctgtgatcTCCATGTTCCTCAGCACTATTctctttgctcacctgaagcccccctccatgtcctccccatccctggatctggccctgtcagttctgtactcggtggtgcctccagccctgaaccccctcatctacagcctgaggaagcaggagctcaaggctgcagtatggagactgatgactggatgctttcaggaccattaa